The uncultured Fusobacterium sp. genome contains a region encoding:
- the blaOXA gene encoding OXA-85 family oxacillin-hydrolyzing class D beta-lactamase, with the protein MKKFILVMLLFMFSIISFGNENQFMKEIFERKGLNGTFVVYDLKNDKIDYYNLDRANERFYPASSFKIFNTLIGLENGIVKNVDEMFYYYDGSKVFLDSWAKDSNLRYAIKVSQVPAYKKLARELGKERMQEGLNKLNYGNKEIGSEIDKFWLEGPLKISAMEQVKLLNLLSQSKLPFKLENQEQVKDITILEKKDDFILHGKTGWATDNIVVPIGWFVGWIKTSDNIYSFAINLDISDSKFLPKREEIVREYFKNINVIK; encoded by the coding sequence GTGAAAAAGTTTATTTTAGTGATGTTATTATTTATGTTCTCGATTATTTCTTTTGGTAATGAAAATCAATTTATGAAAGAGATTTTTGAAAGAAAAGGTTTAAACGGAACTTTTGTTGTTTATGATTTAAAAAATGATAAAATTGATTATTATAATTTGGATAGAGCTAATGAGAGATTTTATCCTGCTTCATCATTTAAAATTTTTAATACTTTGATAGGATTAGAAAATGGGATAGTAAAAAATGTTGATGAAATGTTTTATTATTATGATGGTTCTAAAGTTTTTCTTGATTCATGGGCAAAAGATTCGAATTTAAGATATGCAATAAAGGTATCTCAAGTTCCAGCTTATAAAAAGCTTGCAAGAGAATTGGGAAAAGAAAGAATGCAAGAAGGATTAAATAAATTAAATTATGGAAATAAGGAAATAGGTAGTGAGATTGATAAGTTTTGGTTAGAAGGTCCATTAAAAATAAGTGCAATGGAACAAGTTAAATTATTAAATCTATTATCACAATCAAAACTTCCTTTTAAATTAGAAAATCAAGAACAAGTAAAAGATATTACGATTTTAGAGAAAAAAGATGATTTTATTTTACATGGAAAAACTGGGTGGGCTACTGATAATATAGTTGTTCCTATTGGTTGGTTTGTAGGTTGGATAAAAACTTCTGATAATATATATTCATTTGCTATTAATTTAGATATTTCTGATAGTAAATTTTTACCTAAACGTGAAGAAATTGTAAGAGAATATTTCAAAAATATAAATGTTATAAAATAA
- a CDS encoding protein rep, with translation MSYNLQLNSTKNNKKMQEEILLEEKLNFLKKSSTKMANIFLDFDKKKGARMIDCAKVLLFKKFEQIEYRKLFKAFMCKILLCPFCMTRKSILIGNNLYKVLQFGADEKKLEYIHLTLALKNCKINELKGTIELMLKAFEKFRKRDIFQERRGGTIKGWFRNLEITFNQEDKTFHPHFHILLAVEKSYFFKETNPDKYLTQEVALQMWKECLGVDYLPTTDLRKVYYLDENGNKIINFTDGEGLKKAVEEASKYITKAMELLSIDDEKLQKKVIRSMLQALSYRRLFAYGGILKNIRAELKLQDEEKSNLINLGDDEIDTTGMEYFVEVYKWCQDNGGQYQKFMELSEGEYKKLEKSMQDERNILRKMDILKLK, from the coding sequence ATGAGTTATAATTTACAATTAAATTCTACTAAAAATAACAAAAAAATGCAAGAAGAAATTTTGCTCGAAGAGAAGCTAAATTTTTTGAAAAAATCTTCAACAAAAATGGCTAATATTTTTTTAGATTTTGATAAGAAAAAAGGAGCTAGAATGATAGACTGTGCCAAGGTATTATTATTTAAAAAATTTGAGCAAATAGAATACAGAAAATTATTCAAGGCTTTTATGTGCAAAATATTATTATGTCCATTCTGTATGACAAGGAAATCTATTCTTATTGGGAATAATTTATACAAGGTTTTGCAGTTTGGTGCTGATGAAAAAAAACTTGAATATATCCACTTAACTTTAGCACTAAAAAACTGTAAAATTAATGAATTAAAAGGCACTATTGAATTGATGTTAAAAGCTTTTGAAAAATTTAGAAAAAGAGATATATTTCAAGAGCGACGTGGTGGAACTATAAAAGGGTGGTTTAGAAATTTAGAAATAACTTTTAATCAAGAAGATAAAACTTTCCATCCACATTTTCATATACTTTTGGCAGTAGAAAAAAGTTATTTTTTCAAGGAAACTAACCCTGATAAATATCTTACACAAGAAGTTGCTTTGCAGATGTGGAAAGAGTGTCTTGGAGTTGATTATCTTCCTACAACTGACTTGAGAAAAGTTTATTATCTTGATGAGAATGGAAACAAGATTATAAATTTTACTGATGGTGAGGGATTGAAAAAGGCAGTTGAAGAAGCAAGTAAGTATATAACAAAAGCTATGGAGTTGTTATCTATTGATGATGAAAAATTACAAAAAAAAGTTATAAGAAGTATGCTTCAAGCTTTATCATATAGACGGCTATTTGCATATGGTGGAATACTGAAAAATATTAGGGCTGAATTAAAACTACAAGATGAGGAAAAATCTAATTTAATTAATCTCGGAGATGATGAAATAGACACTACTGGAATGGAATATTTTGTTGAAGTTTACAAATGGTGTCAAGATAATGGAGGACAATATCAGAAGTTTATGGAATTGTCCGAGGGAGAATATAAGAAACTGGAAAAGTCAATGCAAGATGAGAGAAATATTTTAAGAAAAATGGATATTTTAAAATTAAAATAA